GGCAAGTCACCGGCCGGATGATGGGCTTTATCCGCCAATCCGACGAATTCAAGGCGATCTATGGCCAATTCACGCAAACGCCGTTCCCCGGCATGATATCCTGGACTCTTGAATATGCTGGCCAAAACGCCGTATTCGACGAGTCGGTGTGCTCCGGTCATGACATTTTCAAGTACGGTCATGTTGGAAAAGACTTCAAGATTCTGGAAAGTCCGTACCACACCAAGTCTGGCGCGCTTATGTGGGGGTTGCGTACTGATGTCCTGTCCGTCGAAAAGAACGGTCCCATCATTCGGAAGGACCATACCGCTGATGACATTGAGCAATGTCGTTTTTCCCGCGCCATTGGGACCAATGATCGCGGCAATATCCCCCTCATCGACCTGAATATCGGCTCCGGACAGCGCTTGAATACCACCGAAACGAACACCGATATCACGCATGGTAAGCAGATTCGTCCCACGATCAACGGACACGAGCCCCTCCATTGTCCTGGTCCGCGCTATCGGAATCCGTCGGCTGCGCTGATTTGGTCGAAAAAAACTGGCGAACACGACGGAAGAGGCTTTCCAAACCGCCGGCAATACCGCCGGGCAAATAAATCATGCAGAGGATCATGATGAGCCCATAAACAAGAATATCCACGTCCTCAAGGACGCGTAAGAATTCTGGCAAGGTGGTCAAAAAGAATGCTCCGGCAACAGCACCCCACACACTCGCCATGCCGCCGAGAACAACCATGGTGATAAGCTGAACGGAGAAATGAAAACCAAATGAAGACGGAGCAATGAACCCAAGGTAGTGTGCATACAGTACCCCGGCAACACCGGCAAAAACAGCAGAAAGAACAAAAATGAACCGCTTATAGCCGGTAATGTTCACTCCCATAGACGCTGCAGCTTTCTCGCTGACATGAATAGCACGCAAAGCACGGCCGGTTCTGGAATCGATAAGATTCAGCGCGAATAAAACACCCAACACTAATGTCACGACCATGACATAATAATACGAGAGGTCACTCTCAAAAGTAAAACCCAAAAGTTCAAGCCGAGGAATGCCGATAAATCCCGAAGGCCCGCCGGTAAGCTCAATTGTTTCATTGAAGACGATATAGACGATAATACCGAAACCCAAGGTCGCCATGGCGAGATAGTGTCCTTTGAGCTTCAGCGTCGGTACCGCAATGACATATCCAACGATGGCCGAAAGCGCGACTCCAAGAATCATCCCCAGCCAAATAGGCATTCCCCACGTCACCGTGGATATTGCTGTCATATACGCGGCCAAACCGAAGAAGGCGGCATGTCCAAGGGATATCTGCCCTGCATAGCCAAGCAACAGGTTTAAGCCAATGACAATGAGTGCATTGATCGAGGCGAGAATAAGAACCGAAATGTAATAGTCATTGGCCAATAAAAATGGTGCGACAACCATCAGCACGGCAAACGCAAGCACAGACAGCAGATTTTTTGATACGCGGAACACGGCTTACACTCGCTCGGAATCGGCCTTTCCAAAAAGACCAGATGGTTTGACAAAAAGCAGGATGAGCAAAATGATAAAGGCAAAGGCGTCTTTGTATCCCGAGGCCACAAGTCCTGCACCGTAGGACTCCAACACCCCCAAGATGAGACCACCGGCAGCCGCCCCGAAGGGGTTGCCGAGACCGCCCAAAATACAGGCCGCGAATCCCTTGAGCCCGAGCATGATACCGACATCATACGATGTCAGAGTAATAGGAGTCAGAATGGCGCCACCAATAGCGCCAACAAAACCGGAAATGGCAAACGAAAGGAAGGCCATGCGCTCAACACTGATACCGACAAGATACGCGGCTTTTTGTTCGCACGCGCACGCCAGCATGGCTTTTCCGTATATCGATCTGTCAAAGAAGAGCTTCAGCAGAAGCAACATGATACAGGTAATGCACAACACCCAAATGCTTTGCGGCAGGATAGCAGCCCCCATGAAAAGAATCGGGCTGACGCCGGAAAACGACGGTAAGGAAAACGTATCCTTACCTAACGTGAGCATCACCACGCCGCGAATAAAAATGGAAATACCGATAGTTATGATAACAAGATTGATGGCAGAAGCATTCTTGACCGGTCTGATTGCCAACCTTTCAATGATGCCTCCAATG
The window above is part of the Desulfovibrio inopinatus DSM 10711 genome. Proteins encoded here:
- a CDS encoding branched-chain amino acid ABC transporter permease, translating into MFRVSKNLLSVLAFAVLMVVAPFLLANDYYISVLILASINALIVIGLNLLLGYAGQISLGHAAFFGLAAYMTAISTVTWGMPIWLGMILGVALSAIVGYVIAVPTLKLKGHYLAMATLGFGIIVYIVFNETIELTGGPSGFIGIPRLELLGFTFESDLSYYYVMVVTLVLGVLFALNLIDSRTGRALRAIHVSEKAAASMGVNITGYKRFIFVLSAVFAGVAGVLYAHYLGFIAPSSFGFHFSVQLITMVVLGGMASVWGAVAGAFFLTTLPEFLRVLEDVDILVYGLIMILCMIYLPGGIAGGLESLFRRVRQFFSTKSAQPTDSDSADQDNGGARVR
- a CDS encoding ABC transporter ATP-binding protein, with the translated sequence MSVDRGTNLLTMRDIGVRFGGIQALSGADIQVDEGDIAAIIGPNGAGKTTLLNVISGMVLPNDGTVLFDGQDISTQPPHKRARLGVVRTFQNLEVFSNMTVLENVMTGAHRLVEYGVLASIFKSPGYHAGERRLRELAIDRLEFVGLADKAHHPAGDLPYGSQRLLEMARAMAAKPKLLLLDEPAAGLNTKETGRLAEIILAMRDDYGISIVLVEHDMDLIMEISNPITVLNFGSVITTGTPREVQTHPEVIAAYLGEDD
- a CDS encoding branched-chain amino acid ABC transporter permease; the encoded protein is MTSGLFQYLISGLTVGATYGLTALGFTMIFNTTGIINFAQGEFVMLGGMLSVFFYKTGIPLGLAIVAAVFATACIGGIIERLAIRPVKNASAINLVIITIGISIFIRGVVMLTLGKDTFSLPSFSGVSPILFMGAAILPQSIWVLCITCIMLLLLKLFFDRSIYGKAMLACACEQKAAYLVGISVERMAFLSFAISGFVGAIGGAILTPITLTSYDVGIMLGLKGFAACILGGLGNPFGAAAGGLILGVLESYGAGLVASGYKDAFAFIILLILLFVKPSGLFGKADSERV